The following proteins are co-located in the Triticum aestivum cultivar Chinese Spring chromosome 1A, IWGSC CS RefSeq v2.1, whole genome shotgun sequence genome:
- the LOC123040939 gene encoding uncharacterized protein, protein MAMVAQAGFGLTRVVMLVGAGVAGSVVLRNGRLSEILTEIQEFLEKGEMGKGGGGGADHGINDALNEVRQLAMQVRNLGSPRSITVLSGGSGQTGVSGLIVPAATVGALGYGYMWWKGISFGDLMYVTKQNMANVVSSMTKHLEQVQSSLAAAKKHLTQRIEKLDDKLDQQKALSGQIKDDVTGARLKLENIGSEIKNIKELVWGLDEKMDSMEAKQNFSCAGVMYLCQFIEQSGGKLPERLEGIKPSAKRFETIGIQGLQLAIETGNFSDFSNADSTDKISRSNSLKSAN, encoded by the exons ATGGCGATGGTGGCACAGGCGGGCTTCGGCCTCACCCGCGTCGTCATGCTCGTCGGCGCGGGCGTGGCCGGCTCCGTCGTCCTACGAAACGGCCGCCTCTCGGAGATCCTCACCGAGATACAG GAGTTTCTGGAGAAGGGGGAGATGGGTaagggaggtggtggtggtgcggacCACGGCATCAACGACGCGCTCAACGAG GTGCGCCAACTGGCTATGCAGGTACGCAATCTAGGTTCTCCACGTTCGATAACTGTTCTCAGTGGAGGTTCTGGACAAACAG GAGTATCAGGATTAATAGTACCTGCAGCAACTGTTGGAGCACTGGGTTATGGTTATATGTGGTGGAAA GGCATCTCCTTTGGGGACTTAATGTATGTCACCAAGCAAAACATGGCAAACGTTGTTTCAAGTATGACTAAACATCTGGAGCAAGTTCAGAGCTCTCTTGCT GCTGCTAAGAAGCATTTGACACAACGCATTGAGAAGTTGGATGACAAATTGGATCAGCAGAAGGCGCTTTCTGGGCAAATAAAAGATGAT GTTACTGGCGCACGACTGAAGCTTGAGAATATTGGTTCAGAGATTAAGAACATCAAAGAATTGGTCTGGGGACTG GATGAGAAGATGGATTCAATGGAAGCCAAACAG AATTTTTCATGCGCTGGTGTGATGTACCTCTGCCAATTCATAGAGCAAAGTGGTGGGAAGCTCCCTGAACGCCTG GAAGGCATTAAACCATCAGCAAAGCGATTTGAAACAATTGGCATACAG GGGTTGCAACTAGCCATAGAAACAGGGAATTTTAGTGATTTCAGCAATGCTGATTCCACTGACAAGATAAGCAG GTCCAACTCGTTGAAGTCTGCCAACTAA
- the LOC123040950 gene encoding uncharacterized protein isoform X1, with protein sequence MSGGQEGGEDSDHIMDLGEDQNSFKTKRSRATNWPSVMSKFLLNWYLEKKKAMPPKTKFKKTHHHYCQAALNARFESAYTVDQVHRHLRRLKEVWNIVARYMNENGSRFDKKNKMLILPSATMAALPLAERAILVKPIPFFDHLQALFSDCPVDGASMTDLLTDADLNDDQMETQDPLNMMVVHADTGDPHEAGLDKVVLGGEDECHEVAVISAVGTVPCEVMSGTSAPSAEPSGSAESTIAALKPSLKQCKIVSKAKANPKPQAVALHDSRKPDAFNRNLMGIHDRLAKPTRTAPPLSDPNAPLWNMLKEIPLTPADRLSVGIYLCKPESEVHRSFFMSMGKEYLEAWAHKFLSGGEPGAL encoded by the exons ATGTCCGGAGGCCAAGAAGGCGGCGAGGACTCAG ATCACATCATGGACCTAGGCGAAGATCAGAATTCCTTTAAAACCAAAAGATCACGAGCCACAAATTGGCCCTCAGTAATGTCAAAGTTTCTACTTAATTGGTACCTTGAGAAAAAGAAGGCGATGCCACCTAAGACCAAATTCAAGAAGACACACCACCATTATTGCCAAGCTGCACTAAATGCTAGATTTGAGTCTGCTTACACTGTTGATCAGGTCCATCGCCATTTGAGGCGTCTCAAGGAGGTTTGGAATATTGTGGCGCGTTATATGAACGAGAACGGGAGCAGGTTTGACAAGAAAAACAAAATGTTAATACTACCTTCTGCAACCATGGCTGCTCTACCC TTAGCAGAACGTGCTATTCTCGTTAAACCCATTCCATTCTTCGACCATTTGCAAGCTCTCTTCAGCGATTGCCCAGTTGATGGTGCCTCTATGACAGACCTGCTGACAGATGCTGACTTAAATGATGATCAGATGGAAACCCAGGATCCGTTGAACATGATGGTTGTTCATGcagacacaggggacccacacgagGCAGGCTTGGACAAAGTTGTTTTGGGGGGTGAAGATGAGTGTCATGAGGTTGCAGTTATTAGCGCCGTTGGTACAGTACCATGTGAAGTTATGTCAGGCACTAGTGCACCATCTGCTGAACCATCAGGATCGGCTGAGAGCACAATAGCTGCTCTCAAACCCAGCTTGAAGCAGTGCAAGATAGTCAGCAAAGCAAAAGCAAATCCAAAGCCACAGGCTGTTGCGCTACATGATAGCAGGAAACCAGACGCGTTCAACAGGAACTTAATGGGGATCCATGACAGACTCGCTAAACCAACACGGACAGCACCACCACTGTCAGACCCAAATGCTCCTCTGTGGAACATGCTAAAGGAAATTCCATTGACACCTGCTGATAGGCTGTCAGTTGGGATTTATCTTTGTAAGCCAGAGTCTGAAGTGCATCGAAGTTTTTTCATGAGTATGGGTAAGGAGTACCTAGAGGCATGGGCCCACAAGTTCTTGAGTGGAGGGGAGCCTGGAGCCTTATAG
- the LOC123040950 gene encoding uncharacterized protein isoform X2: MHYSHIIHNHIMDLGEDQNSFKTKRSRATNWPSVMSKFLLNWYLEKKKAMPPKTKFKKTHHHYCQAALNARFESAYTVDQVHRHLRRLKEVWNIVARYMNENGSRFDKKNKMLILPSATMAALPLAERAILVKPIPFFDHLQALFSDCPVDGASMTDLLTDADLNDDQMETQDPLNMMVVHADTGDPHEAGLDKVVLGGEDECHEVAVISAVGTVPCEVMSGTSAPSAEPSGSAESTIAALKPSLKQCKIVSKAKANPKPQAVALHDSRKPDAFNRNLMGIHDRLAKPTRTAPPLSDPNAPLWNMLKEIPLTPADRLSVGIYLCKPESEVHRSFFMSMGKEYLEAWAHKFLSGGEPGAL, from the exons ATGCATTATTCACACATTATTCACA ATCACATCATGGACCTAGGCGAAGATCAGAATTCCTTTAAAACCAAAAGATCACGAGCCACAAATTGGCCCTCAGTAATGTCAAAGTTTCTACTTAATTGGTACCTTGAGAAAAAGAAGGCGATGCCACCTAAGACCAAATTCAAGAAGACACACCACCATTATTGCCAAGCTGCACTAAATGCTAGATTTGAGTCTGCTTACACTGTTGATCAGGTCCATCGCCATTTGAGGCGTCTCAAGGAGGTTTGGAATATTGTGGCGCGTTATATGAACGAGAACGGGAGCAGGTTTGACAAGAAAAACAAAATGTTAATACTACCTTCTGCAACCATGGCTGCTCTACCC TTAGCAGAACGTGCTATTCTCGTTAAACCCATTCCATTCTTCGACCATTTGCAAGCTCTCTTCAGCGATTGCCCAGTTGATGGTGCCTCTATGACAGACCTGCTGACAGATGCTGACTTAAATGATGATCAGATGGAAACCCAGGATCCGTTGAACATGATGGTTGTTCATGcagacacaggggacccacacgagGCAGGCTTGGACAAAGTTGTTTTGGGGGGTGAAGATGAGTGTCATGAGGTTGCAGTTATTAGCGCCGTTGGTACAGTACCATGTGAAGTTATGTCAGGCACTAGTGCACCATCTGCTGAACCATCAGGATCGGCTGAGAGCACAATAGCTGCTCTCAAACCCAGCTTGAAGCAGTGCAAGATAGTCAGCAAAGCAAAAGCAAATCCAAAGCCACAGGCTGTTGCGCTACATGATAGCAGGAAACCAGACGCGTTCAACAGGAACTTAATGGGGATCCATGACAGACTCGCTAAACCAACACGGACAGCACCACCACTGTCAGACCCAAATGCTCCTCTGTGGAACATGCTAAAGGAAATTCCATTGACACCTGCTGATAGGCTGTCAGTTGGGATTTATCTTTGTAAGCCAGAGTCTGAAGTGCATCGAAGTTTTTTCATGAGTATGGGTAAGGAGTACCTAGAGGCATGGGCCCACAAGTTCTTGAGTGGAGGGGAGCCTGGAGCCTTATAG